The Bacteroidota bacterium nucleotide sequence TATCACCAAATTCACATTACCTGCATTCGGAATATTAAAACGGAAATCGGTATGATCATCAGCAGGATTCGGAGAGTTAGTTGCAACAGAAAATTGTTTGATCTCGTAACTGTTGAATCCGTTTGCAGGCTGAATGACGAGTTTATAGCCGGTCTTGGTTGTTGCCTCAGGAGTAGGCACACTAAAAATTACAACCGTCGCAGTATAATAAACGATCAACGGATAAACTCCATCGCTATTAGGTCCGCCAAGTTCCTGTCCCGCTACTGCTAATCCCGTCACCGCCACGCATCCATAACCTGTACCCGGAGGAGTGGCTGTTGGAGTTGTAAAAGTTCCGGTACTTGGATTAGGAAGGTAAGTGAAGTTGGCAGGAATTCCGGTTACACTGTCTATCTGAACCTGCGTGATCGGAAATGTTCCGAACATAGTGACCGTGTCGGGTTGAATATGAAACTGGAGATCGGTGTTATAAGGCGTGCCCACGTAAGCGATCGGCAGATTCGTGATCGTATCGGGAATGATGGAGTAATTTGTATTGTTAGGCGGGCCGAATAATGAACTATTGATCGTGCACTGCGAATGTGATGCAATTGCGAGAAGAATTCCGGGAATGAGCGTGTAAATTTTTTTCATGTGGGGTAAGGTTGATTTTCAATCGCGCCCATTGTGCTCCACATCTTCAGCAACAAGAAGATCAATGGCAGAGGGAAGATCGGTAGCTATTTTGAGAATACTGTCGAGCTGGGAAATTGAAATGAGTTTTTTTACGGGATCCTGCAAACCGGTGATCACGAGAAATCCGTTCGCATTTTTACAAAGGCGATTTGCAACCAGGATTGCACTGAGCCCCGAGGAATCACAATATCTTGTTTCGCCAAGATCAATGATCAGGTTTCTAACTCCGTCTGCATTCAGAACAACAAGTTCAGATTTTAAAGCAGGAGCGATCATCGTATCCAGTTTTTCAACATTGATTCGGATGAGGGAATACCGTTCGCTTCTTTCAACTACAAATGGCTGATTCATATTTGCAAAAATAGGTTTTTTCCCTGCGAATGCAAAATGAAATTCTGAACGTGAAAAAGCGTAGATCGACCGGAACCTCAGTCATCTGTTCTTCCTGCGAGGAGATAAAGCACAGCCATGCGCACAGCAACACCATTCTCCACCTGGTCGAGTATGATGGATTGTGCCGAATCAGCAACTTCACTCGTGATCTCCACGCCCCGGTTGATCGGCCCGGGATGCATGATCGTGATCTCCTTCCCTACTTTGTTCAGCATTTCCATATCGAGCCCGTATTGCATAGTGTATTCGCGCAGCGTTGGGAAATATTTGATGTCCTGTCGTTCCAACTGAATGCGGAGCATATTGGCAACGTCGCACCATTCGAGCGCTTTTTTCAGATCGTATTCCACTTTCACACCGAGCGAAGAAATATAGCGCGGCATCAGCGTTCGTGGTCCGCACACCATCACTTCTGCGCCGAGTTTCTGCAGGCAGAAAATATTGGAGATCGCAACTCTCGAATGAAGAATGTCGCCGACGATCACCACTTTTTTCCCTTTTACGCTTCCGTGTTTTTCGCGGATAGAGTAAGCATCTAGCAACGCCTGCGTTGGATGTTCGTGCGCGCCATCTCCTGCATTCACAATTTTAGCATCAATATATTTTGACAGAAAAACACAAGCTCCCGGATTCGGGTGGCGCATCACCACCATATCCACCTTCATCGCAAG carries:
- a CDS encoding T9SS type A sorting domain-containing protein, which gives rise to MKKIYTLIPGILLAIASHSQCTINSSLFGPPNNTNYSIIPDTITNLPIAYVGTPYNTDLQFHIQPDTVTMFGTFPITQVQIDSVTGIPANFTYLPNPSTGTFTTPTATPPGTGYGCVAVTGLAVAGQELGGPNSDGVYPLIVYYTATVVIFSVPTPEATTKTGYKLVIQPANGFNSYEIKQFSVATNSPNPADDHTDFRFNIPNAGNVNLVIYDVLGNVIKQDIISVAKGTAQYDLNTSELSSGVYLCSFRMGNSVVTKRITVSH
- a CDS encoding STAS domain-containing protein, with protein sequence MNQPFVVERSERYSLIRINVEKLDTMIAPALKSELVVLNADGVRNLIIDLGETRYCDSSGLSAILVANRLCKNANGFLVITGLQDPVKKLISISQLDSILKIATDLPSAIDLLVAEDVEHNGRD
- a CDS encoding aspartate carbamoyltransferase catalytic subunit encodes the protein MSNGKKLSVKHLLGIKQLNAADIELILDTANTFKDVINRPIKKVPSLRDITIANLFFENSTRTRVSFELAERRLSADTVNFAASNSSVKKGETLIDTVNNILAMKVDMVVMRHPNPGACVFLSKYIDAKIVNAGDGAHEHPTQALLDAYSIREKHGSVKGKKVVIVGDILHSRVAISNIFCLQKLGAEVMVCGPRTLMPRYISSLGVKVEYDLKKALEWCDVANMLRIQLERQDIKYFPTLREYTMQYGLDMEMLNKVGKEITIMHPGPINRGVEITSEVADSAQSIILDQVENGVAVRMAVLYLLAGRTDD